A single window of Macrobrachium nipponense isolate FS-2020 chromosome 31, ASM1510439v2, whole genome shotgun sequence DNA harbors:
- the LOC135206843 gene encoding uncharacterized protein LOC135206843 → MKDQEVVGNSVKLSNYMWDPDDVLRVVYFKNPQGQVMRPVVKLYPLELCRHGGSTTRREGARWGRQQGGQQGRGGSRGVGAGGSRGGEQGRQQGRQQGVSSRGVGSRGGGSKGRS, encoded by the exons ATGAAGGACCAAGAAGTCGTTGGAAACTCGGTCAAATTGTCAAATTACATGTGGGACCCGGATGATGTCTTGCGCGTGGTTTACTTTAAAAACCCACAAGGTCAAGTGATGAGACCTGTTGTCAAGCTATATCCTTTAGAATTATG ccgacacggagggtccactacccgacgagaaggggcgcggtgggggcgtcagcagggcGGTCAGCAGGGGcggggcggcagcaggggcgtaggggcaggcggcagcaggggcggcgagcaggggcggcagcaggggcggcagcagggcgtcagcagcaggggcgtcggcagcaggggcggcggcagcaaggGGCGGTCATGA